The DNA window ATCACTCTATAGCTTAGTTAAAAGTGCTTCGATTGTTTCCTGGTTATTGGTTCCAGTGCTGTATCAAGGTAGACTTTTAGGCATGGTCGAGCTACATCACTGCGGGACAAACTTGTCCAAATGGACGCAAGAACAAATAGCCTTAGTCGAAGCGATCGCCACTCAAGTTGGAGTTGCTTTAATTCAAGCTGAGGCATACGCTAATCTAGAAGACCTCAACGAACAACTAGAAGCCCTCGATCGCACTCGTTCCAATTTAGTCGCCATTACAGGTCACGAATTGCGGACTCCCCTTTCTACCATTCAAGTTTGTCTCGAAAGTCTTGCCAGCGAACCAGATATGTCTCCTGAATTGCGGCAAGTAATGCTTAATACCGCCCTCACTGATGCCGAACGAATGCGGAAACTAATCCAAGACTTTCTCACCCTCTCTCAACTAGAAAGCGGTCGTGTCGAATGGCATCCAGAATCTATTTCTCTCGAAGAATGTATTTATCTCGCCGTTAGTAACGTTCGCGCCCGTCTCCGCGAAACCAAATTACCCGAAATTAACGTTCCCCCCAACTCGGATCTCCCTTTAGTTCAAGCTGATGGCGAGTGGGTTGTTGAAGTTCTCGCCAAATTAATCGATAACGCCTGTAAATTCACCGATTCTGACGGAGAAGTCACAATTCAAGCCAAAACTAACGGATCTCAAATGGTCGAAGTTACTGTCTCCGATACCGGGCGCGGAATTGAACCCAATCGTTTAGAAACAGTCTTCGATCGCTTTTATCAAGAAGAAGGCGCTTTACGACGAACCACTGGCGGCACAGGTTTAGGTTTAGCAATTTGTCGTCAAATTGTCAACCGTTGGGGGGGAGAAATTTGGGCGGAATCTCCAGGCAAAGATCGCGGCGCAAAGTTCCGTTTTACTTTACCCATCGTTGATAGTCGCGAAGAAAAAAAATCTTCTCACGGTTCAACACCGAATCCCTCTAAAGGCAGAAAATCTAAGAAGTGATTGGGGAGAGGGAATTGGTGAGGTGGTGAGGTGGGAACAGTTAACAGTTAACATTGACCAGTTAGCAGTTAGCAGTTAACAGTTTATCTCCTAAGTCTCCCCCGTCTTCCCCCTCTCCCCCAATCCCTTGTCTCCCTAGTCTCCACTTTCTATGGATAACTGATAACTTACAACTGATAACTGTTCACTGTTCACTGAAATCCCCAATCCCCAAAAAACTGTAACATTTGTTGACAGATTGCAAAATGAGCCTTGTCTCGGTGATAGCATTCCCTAAACACTGTTTAATGAAGGAATTATGGCAGAAGGACTTTCTGGACAAACTCCGATCTTTGGTGGCAGCACAGGCGGTATGCTAACCAAAGCCTTAGTAGAAGAAAAATACGCGATTACTTGGACAAGTTCCCAAGAGCAAGTGTTTGAAATGCCTACAGGTGGTGCAGCAATCATGCGCGAAGGTGAAAACTTGCTTTATCTCGCTCGTAAAGAACACTGCATCGCTCTCGGAGCGCAGTTGCGGACTAATTTTAAACCGAAAATTACCGACTATAAGATTTACCGAGTTTTCCCCAACGGCGAAACTCAATATCTTCACCCTGCTGATGGTGTCTTCCCAGAAAATGTCAACGAAGGTCGTCCTTATAATGGCAAGAAAGACAGAAACATTGGCAGCAACCCCGAACCTGCTACTCTGAAGTTCTCTGGTAAAAAACCATACGAAGTTTAGAGAGTTGTTAATTGGGAGTTGGTAGTCGGTAGTTGGTTTTTCCTGATTGAAAGCTGGTAGAGATGTTTGATTGACGTTCTCTACCTTAACTGCCTACTAATAACAAATAACCAAAAAAAACGACAAAATGACGATCTTCCCAGATTTTTCCCAATTTTGCCAACTGGCGCAACAGGGTAACTTTATCCCGGTGTATCAGGAGTGGGTGGCGGATTTAGAAACGCCTGTTTCCGCTTGGTACAAAGTTTGTGCAGGTCAGCCTTATAGTTTCTTGTTAGAGTCAGTGGAAGGTGGGGAAAATCTGGGACGTTATAGTTTCCTCGGTTGCGATCCTCTTTGGGTTTTGGCGGCGAAAGGAAATGAGACTAGGCAAACTCACCGGGATGGTAGGGTAGAGGTATTTTCGGGCAATCCTTTTGAGGTGCTGTCTGAGTGCTTGGAACCTTATCATCCGGTGAAATTACCTCAATTACCGCCGGGAATAGGCGGTTTGTTTGGTTTTTGGGGTTATGAGTTGATTCGCTGGATTGAGCCGCGAGTGCCGATTTATCCAGCGACAAAAGATGATTTACCTGATGGGGTATGGATGCAGGTGGATAACCTGATTGTTTTCGATCAGGTGAAGCGGAAAATTTGGGCGATCGCCTATGCGGATCTCCGTGACGAAAATATCGATCTCGAAGTGGCTTACGATCGAGCTTGCGCGATCGCAACTCGTTTGATTAGTAAACTGAAGTTAT is part of the Oscillatoria salina IIICB1 genome and encodes:
- the psaD gene encoding photosystem I reaction center subunit II PsaD; protein product: MAEGLSGQTPIFGGSTGGMLTKALVEEKYAITWTSSQEQVFEMPTGGAAIMREGENLLYLARKEHCIALGAQLRTNFKPKITDYKIYRVFPNGETQYLHPADGVFPENVNEGRPYNGKKDRNIGSNPEPATLKFSGKKPYEV